In one window of Blastopirellula marina DNA:
- the hemC gene encoding hydroxymethylbilane synthase produces the protein MNGEPLRIGTRSSPLALWQATWVAQELKNSGQPVEIVHVSTTGDVTSGPLGEIGGQGLFTKEIQAALIDNRVDIAVHSLKDLPTEPTAGLALAAVPIREACGDVLVSRGGFHSDTLPHGAVIGTGSVRRRAQLLHVRPDLDIRDIRGNVETRLRKMDEGEYEAIVLAEAGLRRLEMAERIVHVMDKRIMLPAVGQGALGIEVRERDQRTRQAVSVLHHPDSYHCVQAERKLLAELRGGCLAPVGAWGRIEVERNLLHLDGIVISGDGVQKISAYACGPPEKAEEIGRQVASQLIIQGAQRIISYARNTGGRG, from the coding sequence ATGAACGGTGAGCCTCTCCGCATCGGTACCCGAAGCAGTCCGTTAGCCCTATGGCAAGCGACATGGGTCGCCCAGGAACTTAAAAATAGCGGGCAACCGGTCGAGATCGTGCACGTATCGACCACCGGCGATGTCACCAGCGGACCGCTGGGCGAGATTGGCGGACAGGGTCTTTTTACGAAGGAAATTCAAGCAGCATTGATCGATAATCGTGTCGATATTGCCGTCCATAGCTTGAAAGATCTTCCGACCGAACCGACGGCTGGACTCGCCTTAGCTGCCGTACCAATTCGCGAAGCATGTGGCGACGTCTTAGTTTCACGAGGCGGCTTTCATTCCGATACCTTGCCACATGGCGCCGTGATCGGCACCGGCAGCGTACGACGACGCGCACAGCTACTCCATGTTCGTCCCGATCTCGATATTCGTGACATTCGCGGAAATGTTGAGACGCGTCTTCGAAAAATGGACGAAGGAGAATACGAAGCGATCGTCCTGGCTGAAGCTGGCCTGCGTCGCCTAGAAATGGCCGAACGTATCGTGCACGTGATGGACAAACGAATCATGCTACCAGCCGTGGGGCAGGGGGCATTAGGAATCGAAGTCCGCGAACGAGACCAACGTACCCGGCAAGCCGTCAGTGTGCTGCATCACCCGGACAGCTATCACTGCGTGCAAGCAGAACGAAAGTTGTTGGCCGAATTACGTGGTGGATGCCTGGCGCCGGTTGGCGCATGGGGACGGATTGAAGTCGAACGCAACTTGCTACACCTAGATGGAATTGTCATTAGCGGCGACGGTGTTCAAAAGATCTCCGCTTACGCGTGTGGCCCTCCCGAGAAGGCGGAAGAGATTGGTCGACAAGTTGCTTCGCAGCTGATTATTCAAGGCGCTCAGCGCATCATCAGTTACGCACGCAATACCGGCGGTCGTGGTTAA